The sequence GGGCCTCCAGCCGCCGCCGGTGTGCCGCGAGCAGCTCCTCGCGCGCCGACGCGGACTCGGCCGTCAGCACCGCGCGGATGTCCGCGAGGCCCAAGCCCGCCTCCTTCGAGACCAGGATCGCCGCCACCCGGTGCTGGTCGGCGTCGGTGTAGCGGCGGCGGTTGCCGGTGCGGGCGGGGGCCAGCAGACCCTCGGCCTCCCAGTGGCGCAGCACGTGGGCCGGGACCCCGAACCGGGCCGCCACCTCGCCTATTGACTTCATGCCGACATTAAGTCGCAGGATGGCCGCCATGTCCACGTTGCTTGCCCTCCTGGATGCCTTCGACGACCGGCCCCAGGCCGTCGACCTGCGAGAACTCACCTACCGCGGCTTGGGGACGACGGTGGTCGACGTCGGCTGCGGCGGCGGCCGCGCGGTCGGCGAGCTGGCCGCGCGCGGGGTGCGCGCCATCGGCGTCGACCTGAACCCGGCCATGGTCGAGGCCGCCGCCGGGCGCTGGCCCGCGGGGGAATTCCACGTCGCCGACGCGACTTCGCTGCCGCTCGCCGACGGCTCGGTCACCGGCTACCGGGCCGACAAGGTGCTGCACACCCTCGCCGATCCCGGGCAGGCGGTCGTTGAGGCCCGCCGGGTGCTGGCGCCGGGCGGCCGCGCGGTGCTCACCGGGCAGGACTGGGACACCATCCTGATCGACTCCGACGACCCGGTGCGCACCCGCGCGCTCGTCCACGCCCGCGCGGACCGCGTGCCGAGCCCGCGGGTCGCGCGCCGCTACCGGAACCTCCTGCTGGACAACGGGTTCACCGACGTCACGGTCGAGGTGCGCACCGCGGTCTGGACCGACGGCGCCTGCCTGCCGATGCTCGCCGACCTCGGCGGCGAAGGCGCGTGGCTCGAGGAGCAGGCCGCGAGGGCGCGCGAGGACCGGCTGTTCGTGGCGATGCCGTTCGTGGTGGCGGCCGGCGTCCGCTGAGCTACGTCAAGGTCGCGCGCAGGGCGAGGATCATCTCGAAGCGGTCGTCCGGGTTGCGGAGGTGGTCCGCGAACAGGGTTTCCAGCTCCTGGGCCCGAGCGCGCACCGTTTGCGGGTGGATGGCCAGGCGGTCGGCGACCTCCCGGACGTTGCCGCACGTCTCCAGCCACGCCAGCAGCGTGCCCGCGAGGCGGTTGTACTGCTTCGGGGTCAGCGCCGTCAGCGGGGCCAGCCGCCGGCGGCACACCTCCGTCGCGAGGAACGGCTCCTTGCGCAGCCACAACGTCGCGAGGTGGTCTTCGCACCAGGTCAGCGGCTCGTCCGGGAGGACGTCCGCGGCCACCAAGCGCAGGGCTTCCTGCGCCGTCGCCAGCGACCGGCCCGCCTGACGCGGCGGTACCGGCGGCCCGACCGCGGCGCGGTGCCCGGCCAGCGCGGCCGTCAGCGGGCCGCGGTCCTCGGGCGCGGCCAGCAGCAGCCGCGGCGTCCCGTCTTCGAAGTCCTCCAGCGCGTCCAGGCCGCGGACGTCGCCTGCCCCGTCGAGCGCCACCGCGACGAGCCGGTGCGGCAGCGGCCAGTCCGCCGCCGCCGCGGCTTCCTGCACCGTCCGCGACGGCGACGGCGGGTCCGCCAGCAGCAGGTCCAGCAGCCGGCGGCGCCGCCGTTCCAGCGCGCCCGCCGCACGGGCCTGCGCCGCCGCGTGGCCTTCGATCGACAACGCGGACAGCTCGTCGATGTAGGCGAAGATCGCCTCGGCCAGCAGGCACAGGGTCGCCGACGGCACCCCGGCCCGCGTCCCGACCTCCGCCATCCGCCGCCACGTCACCCGCGCGCCGACCCGGTAGGCCGCCTGCAGGACGTCGAGGTTGCGGCCCTGCGCGAGCTCGTGCACGCCGAGCCCGACGAACAGCTTCCGCCGGTCGTCCGGTGCCGGGCCGGACGCGGCGATCCGGTCGATGAACTGCAGGATCGCCGCCTGCACGCCGGCCCGCAGCGCCTTGCCGAACGCGCCGTCGAGCGGCCGCGCGTAATCCGGGATGGTCCGCTGGATCTCGCGCAGCACCTCGTCGGCGACGTCCAGCAGCCGCGGCCGGAACACCGCGGCCAGCTCACGGGGGAGCAGGGCCCACAGCTGTCCCGGCCGGCCGTCGCCGCCGAGCATCGGCCCATACGTCGTTTCGACGGGTGGTCCCGTCATCCGCCCACCTCATCGTGGTCAGGAACCGAGGAGTGCCTCCGCGCGCAGGGCGATCTCCATGTCGAGCCGGTCGTCGGCGTTGTTCAGCCGGTCGCCGAACAGGTCGATCAGCTGGTGCATGCGGTACCGCACGGTCTGCGGGTGCACCTTGAGCTTCTTCGCGATCTCGGGCGCGCTGCCGCGGGACTGCAGCCAGATCAGCAGCGTCTCGCCGAGGCGCGCCCGCTGCTTCGGGGTGAGGTCCTTGAACGGCTCCAGGCTGCGCGAACACAGCTCGCGGACCAGGAACTCGTCGGCGAGCAGCCACAGCGTGGACAGGTGGTCGGTGCAGCGCGTCACCGGCGCGTCCGGCAGCACGCCGCGCTGGACGAGCTTCAACGTCCGGCGCGCCCAGAGCAGCGACCGCGGCGCGTCGGTGAGCCGCACGGTCGGGCCGACCACCGCGCGCCAGCCGCGCAGCCGCTCGGCCAGGTTGGTCAGGTGCTTGGCCGGGTCGCCGGTGACCAGGCACGGCTCGCTGCCCTCGAGGTCGACGAGGACGTCGGAGTGCAGGTCCGGCACGGCGAGGCTGTGCTGGTCGGCCCGGGGTTCGAGGGCGACGACCGTGACCTCGGCCGGCAGCGGCCACTGCGCCGTGGCGGCCTGCGCGGTGATGGTCTGCGGTGCGGACGGCGGATCGGCGAGCATCAGGTCGAGCAACCGTCTCCGGCGGCGGGCCCGGGTGCCGGCCGCCCGCGTCTGCGCGGCCGTGTAGCCCTCGATCGACAGCGCGGAGATTTCGTCGACGTAGGCGAAAATGGCCTCGGCGCTCGTGCACAGCGTGTCGGCGGAGACGCCGGCGGCCTGCCCGAACTCCGAGATGTGCCGCCACGCGACCCGCCCGCCGACCCGGTACGCGGTCTGCAGGCAGTCGAGGCTGCGGCCCTCGTTGAACTCGATTTTGCCGAGGTTGCGGAACACGGTCGTCCACGTCTCGAGCGGGACGGCGCCGGGGGTGCCGACACTGTCGAGGCACTGGATGATCGATTGCCGCACACCCTGGGTGATGATGTGCCCGAACGCGCCTTCGAGCGGCTGGCGGTACTCGGGCACCGCCCGCTGGACCTCCTGGAGGATGGCGCGGGCGAGCGGGTCGACCCGCGGCTTGAACCGCACGGCCAGCTCGCGGGGCAGCGAAGCCCACAGCCCGATGGCGCCGGAAACGCGCCCGTGCTGGGGTTCCGCCGGGGTCCGGGGGACGGGTGGGTAGGCGGGCCGGGGCCGGTCGGCCGACACGGACTGCTGCCGGTAAGCCGGTCCGGAAGAGCGCTCGCCGGGATGGGGCCGGTTCGCCCGCAGGGCGGGGCCGGCGAACCCGGTGTCCACGTCGGTCATGTGTTTTATCCTTGCTGGCAACAAAATCGGCCTCTTCGTCGTCGAAGCCGATCCGATTTTTGTGGCTCAGGCAACATAATTTCGCGCGAACGGCACTGTCAACGGGTTCTCCGCTGACTTCGGGGTAACCCGTCCGGACTACACCCGAACGGGTGGAACGGCGCGAGGGGAGGTGACACTTCCGCCGCGAGCCGATGGTGCGCGGGTGACAACTTTTCAGGAGGCTTCGCGCACCGGGTTCCGGGCGAGGAGCCGGGCGACGACGTCGTCGAGCGTCAGCCGCGCGGGCGTGGTCTCCGAGACGAACTCGTTGAGCAGCAGGCAGAACCTGTCCGGATCGGCCACGTGTGGAAAGTGTTTCACGTTTTCCAGCACCGTCAAGCGGCTGTCCGGAAGCAACGCGGCGGTCCGGTGTCCGTGCACCGCCGGGATCAGCGGGTCGCGCGCGCCCCAGACCAGCAGCACCGGCACGGATTCGGCCAGGTAGAGCTTCTCCACGGCGCTCGCGCGCTGACCGCGCAGGTCGATCAGGCCGCGTGCGATGGCGAGGAACGCGCGCCGCCGCCCGGGGTCGGCCAGCGAGCCGAAATGCCTGGCCAGTTCCCGTGTTTCAGGTTTCAACGATCCGCCGAGCCGCCGTCCGATGCGGGCGGCGGCCCGTGCGATCGCGAGCGTCCACCGGTTCACCGCGAGCGCCACGGCGATCCGCGCGCCGGGCAGTGCGGTCGCCCGCAGCACGGGACTGACCTCCGGGCCGAGACCGGCGCTGCCGACCAGGACGAGCCGGTCGCACATTTCCGGGAACTGGTAGGCGAACTGCATCGCGATGCCGCCGCCGAGCGAGTGCCCGACGACGGTCGCGTGCCGCACGCCGGACACCGCGAGCACGTCCCGCACGATGCTCGCCATCGCGCCGAGGCCGTAATCCGTGCGCGGCGCGTCGGATTCCCCGTGCCCCGGCAGGTCCGGGGCGAGGAGGCGGCGGCCGAGCGCGGCGCAGCGCTGGAGTACCGGTGTCCAGGTCTCGGCGCTGCCCGCGATCCCGTGCAGCAGCACGATCGCTTCGTCACCGGCGTCCGCGCCGGGCAGGTGCTCGTGCAGCCGGACGCGCCGGCCGTGCAAGGTGAGGTCGTACGTCTCGAGTGTCATCGGCGGCCTTTCTCGCGAACCCGAAAATAGGGCATCCGACTACTTCCGCCGGTGTGGTGAACACCACCGCGCGGGAATCCGCGCCGAGCATGACAAGAAGCTTTGCGGAAAGCCGCGCGCGTGTGCGGGTTTTACCGGGGCACGGGTAAAGTGTATCGACATTCCGCCGGTATCCGGGTAATTCTCGGTGGCATGGTCGCAATGACGCACCGGACGCGCTGATGTCCTGCCGCGCGAGTATTCATTTCGCACCCGGGCTGCCCCGGCGCGGCCCCGCCCGCCGGCCCTGGCGGCGGGTGCTGCCGATGCCGGTGCGCGCGCTCGACCGCGTGCTCGGCGGGCCCGCCCATCCCCGGGGGACACCCGCGCGGCCACCACGCTGAGCCTGGTCGCCAAGCGCCCCAATGTGGCGTTCGGTGCGTCAGACGCACCGAACGCCACATTGGGTGCGCTGGACGCAACCAACGCCACATTGGGGCGCTTTGAGGGGCGAGGCCGGCGTCAGCCCTCGGGAGGTCGGTGGGCCCGCATCAGCCGTTGCGCCCGCAGGGCCAGTTGCATCCCCAGCCGGTCGTCCGCGTCCTTCAACCGGTCGCCGAACAGTTCCTCCAGCTGGCGCAAGCGGTTGCGGACCGTCTGGGGGTGCACGCCCAGCCGCTGGGCGATCTCGGGCGCGCCCCCGCGCGTCTCCAGCCAGGCCAGGAGCGTCTCCCCGAGCCGCTCGCGCTGCTTTTCGCTGAGCGAGGCGAACGGGTCGAGGCTCTGGCGGGCCAGCTCGGCGGCCAGGAAGTCCTCGGCGAGCAGCCAGAGCGTGGCCAGGTGGTCGCGGCACCAGATGATCGGG is a genomic window of Amycolatopsis lexingtonensis containing:
- a CDS encoding methyltransferase domain-containing protein, producing the protein MSTLLALLDAFDDRPQAVDLRELTYRGLGTTVVDVGCGGGRAVGELAARGVRAIGVDLNPAMVEAAAGRWPAGEFHVADATSLPLADGSVTGYRADKVLHTLADPGQAVVEARRVLAPGGRAVLTGQDWDTILIDSDDPVRTRALVHARADRVPSPRVARRYRNLLLDNGFTDVTVEVRTAVWTDGACLPMLADLGGEGAWLEEQAARAREDRLFVAMPFVVAAGVR
- a CDS encoding MerR family transcriptional regulator, producing MKSIGEVAARFGVPAHVLRHWEAEGLLAPARTGNRRRYTDADQHRVAAILVSKEAGLGLADIRAVLTAESASAREELLAAHRRRLEARLARTQAALDLMAGGPCPHDDLMTCPHFRGLLAERLPSDA
- a CDS encoding helix-turn-helix domain-containing protein, producing MTGPPVETTYGPMLGGDGRPGQLWALLPRELAAVFRPRLLDVADEVLREIQRTIPDYARPLDGAFGKALRAGVQAAILQFIDRIAASGPAPDDRRKLFVGLGVHELAQGRNLDVLQAAYRVGARVTWRRMAEVGTRAGVPSATLCLLAEAIFAYIDELSALSIEGHAAAQARAAGALERRRRRLLDLLLADPPSPSRTVQEAAAAADWPLPHRLVAVALDGAGDVRGLDALEDFEDGTPRLLLAAPEDRGPLTAALAGHRAAVGPPVPPRQAGRSLATAQEALRLVAADVLPDEPLTWCEDHLATLWLRKEPFLATEVCRRRLAPLTALTPKQYNRLAGTLLAWLETCGNVREVADRLAIHPQTVRARAQELETLFADHLRNPDDRFEMILALRATLT
- a CDS encoding helix-turn-helix domain-containing protein → MTDVDTGFAGPALRANRPHPGERSSGPAYRQQSVSADRPRPAYPPVPRTPAEPQHGRVSGAIGLWASLPRELAVRFKPRVDPLARAILQEVQRAVPEYRQPLEGAFGHIITQGVRQSIIQCLDSVGTPGAVPLETWTTVFRNLGKIEFNEGRSLDCLQTAYRVGGRVAWRHISEFGQAAGVSADTLCTSAEAIFAYVDEISALSIEGYTAAQTRAAGTRARRRRRLLDLMLADPPSAPQTITAQAATAQWPLPAEVTVVALEPRADQHSLAVPDLHSDVLVDLEGSEPCLVTGDPAKHLTNLAERLRGWRAVVGPTVRLTDAPRSLLWARRTLKLVQRGVLPDAPVTRCTDHLSTLWLLADEFLVRELCSRSLEPFKDLTPKQRARLGETLLIWLQSRGSAPEIAKKLKVHPQTVRYRMHQLIDLFGDRLNNADDRLDMEIALRAEALLGS
- a CDS encoding alpha/beta fold hydrolase, encoding MTLETYDLTLHGRRVRLHEHLPGADAGDEAIVLLHGIAGSAETWTPVLQRCAALGRRLLAPDLPGHGESDAPRTDYGLGAMASIVRDVLAVSGVRHATVVGHSLGGGIAMQFAYQFPEMCDRLVLVGSAGLGPEVSPVLRATALPGARIAVALAVNRWTLAIARAAARIGRRLGGSLKPETRELARHFGSLADPGRRRAFLAIARGLIDLRGQRASAVEKLYLAESVPVLLVWGARDPLIPAVHGHRTAALLPDSRLTVLENVKHFPHVADPDRFCLLLNEFVSETTPARLTLDDVVARLLARNPVREAS